From the Eschrichtius robustus isolate mEscRob2 chromosome 19, mEscRob2.pri, whole genome shotgun sequence genome, the window GGGGCTCGGCTGCCTAGGACTCTGCGTCCCGACGTGGGGCGCGGATCGCCCGGCCCATGGCAGGGCTGATCTTATCTGGAGACCGATTCTGCTCGAGACCTGGGGCGCTTGGAGGTATCTAAATAATAGAGGTTCTTGGGTCCTTATCTGGGTTAGAGGTTCACCTTCCTTCCGGGCCATGGGTGCCCCGGCCCGGCGTGGCTAAGTCATTGAGAACAGCCTTGCCCCTTCCCTGGCCTCTTTCCCGCCTCCCGCAGCCCGACGCAGCCAGGTCGATAGCTGGTTAAGGCGGACAGAAGCATCATCTCCGGGGCCCATTGTTCTCGCTTTTCCTTCTGGAGGAGCTGAGTTAAATAGCGGCCCAGCGCAGCCCCAGTTCCCCCACCTCAGAATCTCGCTCTTGGCTCCTCGCGGGTCTGGCGCCACTACTTTGTGCAAACTCTAGGTTTCCAGGGACGTCGAGGCTCCCGGTCTGACACTTAGGAAACGCTCCGGGCAATAAGGTTACCCTCAATTTTGTAACCCTGAGATTTTTCGCGAGAAGGTGAGCCCATGATTCCCTACGCCACTTCGCTGAGGGGTTTAACTGAAAACGAAATCAGGCGCCGGGAAAACATTTCAAAGCCAGAGCTCCCCCTGATATCTCCTCTCCTGGGGAGACTCCAGTTAAGGCCAACACCCGGCACCAAGCATAAGCAGGCGGGGAGGAGATTAGGGAAGCAGTCTGACCCAATTTGAGAAGGCCGCCCCTTAGTTTCCCCAATCGAACCCCAAACCTAGCTGCCCCCAAACTTTCCCTTGCGTTCCCCCCAATTTTCTCGGCCTTCACACCTACTGCAGCCGCCGACCTGTGCGAAGACTGGTAGAAAGAggcggggagtggggtggggtcaAAACTGGGTGCCCGCGGGACTCCCCACGGGGACTCCCTGTTGTTGCTGAGACCAGGGAGAGCCGGGGCCAAGATTCTCCGATCCCTCCACTCTGGTGGAATTCGGATTCGATTCGTCTATCAATCAGCCCGCGGCGGCCAGTTTCCGCCTCCGAGCCGGGACTGGCAACTCCGAGGCAGTTACCGCCCCGGGTGCTGTCCCCGGAGCGCTCCTGCTGCAGGCCTGGCCTGTGCGTAGGTCGCCGCAGCGGCCTAAAGCGTTTAGCCCGGAGCCGCCGCAATACCGGGAATTTCAATCCTGCTCTAGGCTGCAAGCCCTAATCCGTGAAGGTGGGCGCCCGGATACCGGGATTTCAGGTTTGGTTTAGGAAATATCCCACTATAAAACTAAAAGTCTTGCCTCCCATCCCCACCCGAGCGGGAGGGAGTATACCTGCCAAAAGAAAACAGGTTGGCGCAGAGACCCGGGAGCAGGAGAAGGGGTAGTGAAACGAAGAATCTCTACGGACCGAAAATTCCAATATACAAACTTCTCCAATTGCTCCCCGAAAGTTCCTGGAGCCTCCGCCACCCGGCTCCCTGCTCCTCCCCTATCCCACGCCAGCTTAGGGCAAGGGCAGCCTCCACTTTCCTGACGTCGCTCCCCAGGATTCCCGGGGCGTCCACCCTTtggcaccaccccctccccccgccattTCTAAGATGGGATTCTGCACCCTGACACCCGTGCGGCGTTAACGTGGTTCACTGCAGGATTTGGTCTTCTTGAGCAGGGGGCTGCTTCGCCTCCCTGGGCAGAGAGACGGTCCTTGAAGACTCCCTTAGAACGCACCCCCGATCCCTCGCGCACTCTTCAAGCTCCCTCCCTACGCCTGAGAGTGGCCGGGAGTCCAGAGGTGCGAGCTGGAAAGCGGACCCGGGCAGAGTAAAGCCCCAGCGCCTGGTCCAAGGTCTGGTCCCGACCCAGGCCCCGCGcgctggggcggggggagaggtgCCGAGAGGCGGGAAGCGGGAGGGGCGAGCTGACCCCATACTAACCCCGGTCCCCGCGCCTCTCGCCCCCCCCCTCCTCCCGCGGCAGGCCAGAGGGGGCGGGAAGGGACTCGCAGAGCCCGGGCTCCCGCCCcagtcccgccccgccccgccccgccctgcgcGCAGTATCCGCGGGGGTGAGCGGCCTCGCCTGCAGGGAGCCCCGGCGATTGGTGACTCGCGAAGGAGACGCAAGGAAAAGTCGAATAAGAGGGCGCGACGTCAGACCCGAGATTTGGGGAAgggcggggggggtggtgagGGCGGGGacggacacacagacacagataccGACACGCACCCCCCGCACGACACCCGAAGTGTCCACAACTTTAAACCGCCTTAGCCCGGGGCGCAGAGACCGGGGATGGGGGTGCGGGGAGTGTAGTGTGAGTAGAGAGGAATAGGttttaaaaagaaacgaaagaGTGAAGGGAAcagagaggggagagaaaggaatagtgagagagggaaagagaagagaaagacgaGAGTTTCATAGCGTCCAGGAAAGTGAAAGAGCCCGAAGGAGCGGAAGCgatcctgggggggggggggggggagaggagcgcagaaaggggaggggagaggaagggcgaGGAGGGGGAGTGAAAACTAGAGGAGGACGAGGGAAGCGAGGCGCGACACAGCTCGGGGAGAGGAGGGCAGTGAGGAGTGAGGCGCGGGCAGAGGCAGCTCCGGCTGCCGAGAGGAGGGAGCGCGGCGCAGAGAGGAGGGGCTTGCGGGCCCGTAGAAATGTCAATCAGAGCCCGGAGCCCCGGGAATCTCCGCCAATCTGTTCGGACCTGACCTGGCTCctcgcctccgccgccgccgccgccgccgcggagcAGATCAATAGGCAAACGCCGAGCGCAGCGCAGCGCGGGAGGCAGCGCGGCCCCAGCCCGGCCCAGCCCCCGATGCGCGCCGCAGCCCGCGGGCGGCGCTGAGCTGGGCGGCCCCAGGGGCCGGGCCCCCTCTCCGTCCGTGCCCCGCGGGCCACCATGTCCTTCCCCCAGCTCGGATATCAGTACATCCGCCCGCTCTACCCACCCGAGCGCCCGGGGGCCGCCGCCGGCGGTGGCAGCGCTGGGGCCCGGGGCGGCCCGGGAGTCGGAGCCTCAGAGCTGGCTGCCTCGGGGTCCCTGTCCAACGTACTCTCGTCCGTGTACGGGGCGCCCTATGCCGCGGCGGCAGCGGCAGCCGCAGCCGCCCAAGGCTACGGCGCCTTCCTGCCCTACGCGGCCGAGCTGCCCATCTTCCCGCAGCTGGTAAGTGGCCGGGGAGCTGCAGCGGGGAGGTTGGGGCTGGGGCGCCGGACGAGGTGTGCGCGCGGGAGTAGACTAGAGGGGCCTGGGCCGGGAGGGTGGAGGCGGCGGTGGCCAGGGCTCATCCACGCTCCCTCCGCGCGTGTCCCTTCCTTCTCCATGTGCTTACAGGGCACGCAGTATGAGCTGAAGGACAGCCCGGGGGTGCAGCATCCGGCCGCGGCCACCGCGTTTCCTCACCCGCACCCCGCCTTCTACCCGTACGGCCAGTACCAGTTCGGGGACCCGTCCCGTCCCAAGAACGCCACCCGGGAGAGCACGAGCACGCTCAAGGCCTGGCTCAACGAGCACCGCAAGAACCCCTACCCCACCAAGGGCGAGAAGATCATGCTGGCCATCATCACCAAGATGACTCTCACTCAGGTGTCCACCTGGTTCGCCAACGCGCGCCGGCGCCTCAAGAAAGAGAACAAGATGACTTGGGCGCCCCGCAGCCGCACGGACGAGGAGGGCAACGCTTACGGGAGCGAGCGAGAGGAGGAAGACGAGGAAGAGGATGAAGAAGACAGCAAACGCGaactggagctggaggaggaggagctcgggggggaggaggaggacaccGGGGGCGAGGGCCTGGCTGACGACGATGAGGACGAGGAGATCGATTTGGAGAACTTAGACGGCGCGGCCGCGGGGCCCGAGCTGGCCCTGACTGGCGCGGCGCACAGGGACGGCGACCTCGGCCTGGAACCCATCTCAGACTCCAAGAATAGCGACTCCGACGACAGTTCCGAGGGCTTGGAGGAGCGTCCACTGCCTGTCCTGAGTCTGGCCCCAGTGCCACCGCCAATGGCCGCGACTCCGCCATCCCCGCCCTCGCCCTCAGCGGGCCTGGACCCCTGCGCTCCCGCACCAGCGCCCGCCTCGGCCCTGCAAAAACCCAAGATCTGGTCCCTGGCCGAGACGGCCACAAGCCCGGACAACCCGCGCCGCTCGCCTCCGGGCGCGGGGGGTTCTCCCCCCGGGGCAGCCGTCGCGCCCCCAGCCCTGCAGCTCTctccggccgccgccgccgcggctcAGAGACTCGTCTCGGCGCCGCTGGGCAAGTTCTCCGCTTGGACCAACCGGCCGTTCCCAGGCCCGCCGCCCGGCCCACGCCCGCACCCGCACCCGCTCTCCCTGCTGGGCTCGGCCCCTCCACACCTGCTGGGACTTCCCGGAGCCGCGGGCcacccggccgccgccgccgccgccgccgccgccgccgccttcgCTCGGCCGGCGGAGCCCGAGGGCGGAACAGGTGACTGCGGAGCCCAGGATGCGGAGGGAGGGGGCGAGTTTGGGGGTCGCGCCCGGGCAGGTCCCGGGGGACGCAGGGCGCTTACCACTCCGCGCCCGCCTCCCGCGGCCCTGGGCGCTAGAATGGCGCGATCTAAAGGCCTTCCTTTTTCTCCCGCTTCCCGTAGATCGTTGTAGTGCCTTGGAAGTGGAGAAAAAGTTACTCAAGACAGCTTTCCAGCCCGTGCCCAGGCGGTAAGAGACCCCGAGCTGGGGTGGGGTGTTGGGACTGGCAGTCGGGGGCAGGAAAGAATGCGGAGGAAACTCGGGCTTTGCCCCCGGGGGAACGCAGCTAGGACGAACTTCTAAAAGGGGACGAAACACACTTCTCCGTCGTCGCCACGGGCCCAGAGGTGGCTCGAGAGTCCCAGTGCAGGCACCCGGGCGGGGCCCAGGGTACCTCGGAGCGGGCGCTGTCTCCGTGAAGCCCACCACCTTCCAGCCGCGCACCTCGAGTCTTGACGCCTCCCGCGCAACCTTACAGTTAAACCGGAAAACCAGCATCTTACAGCTGGACCTCATTGCACATTGAGACGTTTCCCTTCCCCCGGCCTCAGCCCCGGGTTGGGTCTCCCAATGCTAGGCAGCGTCGGTGCCCCTAACTCACTTCCTTTGCTACCACTGCCTCTCTCTTGCAGGCCCCAGAACCACCTGGACGCCGCTCTGGTTTTATCGGCTCTCTCCTCATcctagttctttttaaaaaaaaaatttttttttaatcgttgtaataattgtaaaaaaaaaaaatcgctctGTATAGTTACGACTTGTAAGCATGTCCGTGTATGAATACCTAAAaagaaaacgaaacaaaaaaagaaaaagaaataaaacaaatcccCCCTGAGTCCTCCCCCGGTGGCTTCTGTACCCCACATTAGCTGAGTTTGTGAGGTTTGTTTGTTCGGTtgattttgggggggggtggagtTTCAGTGAGAATAAGCGTGTTTGACTTTTTTTGTATATACAGAAAAATGTACATATGTGTGAACCAAATTGTACAAGAAAGTATCTATTTTTGGCTAAATAAATGAGCTGTTGCCACTTTGACTATAACCCGCCTGTCTGCCCCCGGAGGGATCCGTTTGGtgcttttcgttttgttttgttttacaccCTCATCCCCCCATGTTTGAAGAGTCGCCCGAATCAGCGGAAGAGAAGGCAAGGCAAGGCGAGTCAGGGCCCTGTGGTCGGAGGACGGCGGAGGAGAGGCTGAAGTGGCCGGGCTGGGGGCGCCGCTGGAGAAGAGAAGGTTGGAGAAGTACCTGGGGCGCCCGAGAGAAAGGGCAGAGGAGACAGGTGGGAAAAGGGGCAAGATTCCCTACAACGAGCTGGGAAACTGGGCCCAACTCCCCGGTCCCCTGGAGCAACCGCGGGGCCTTGGGGCCTTCTCTGATGATGCAGCAGAAAGACTCAGAGAAGGATCTGGATGCCTCCCTCCCCCATTCTTCGATAGGCA encodes:
- the IRX3 gene encoding iroquois-class homeodomain protein IRX-3; protein product: MSFPQLGYQYIRPLYPPERPGAAAGGGSAGARGGPGVGASELAASGSLSNVLSSVYGAPYAAAAAAAAAAQGYGAFLPYAAELPIFPQLGTQYELKDSPGVQHPAAATAFPHPHPAFYPYGQYQFGDPSRPKNATRESTSTLKAWLNEHRKNPYPTKGEKIMLAIITKMTLTQVSTWFANARRRLKKENKMTWAPRSRTDEEGNAYGSEREEEDEEEDEEDSKRELELEEEELGGEEEDTGGEGLADDDEDEEIDLENLDGAAAGPELALTGAAHRDGDLGLEPISDSKNSDSDDSSEGLEERPLPVLSLAPVPPPMAATPPSPPSPSAGLDPCAPAPAPASALQKPKIWSLAETATSPDNPRRSPPGAGGSPPGAAVAPPALQLSPAAAAAAQRLVSAPLGKFSAWTNRPFPGPPPGPRPHPHPLSLLGSAPPHLLGLPGAAGHPAAAAAAAAAAAFARPAEPEGGTDRCSALEVEKKLLKTAFQPVPRRPQNHLDAALVLSALSSS